One region of Armigeres subalbatus isolate Guangzhou_Male chromosome 3, GZ_Asu_2, whole genome shotgun sequence genomic DNA includes:
- the LOC134227689 gene encoding DNA-directed RNA polymerase II subunit RPB7, producing MFYHISLEHEILLHPRYFGPQLIETVKQKLYTEVEGTCTGKYGFVIAVTTIDDIGSGLILPGQGFVVYPVKYKAIVFRPFKGEVLDAVVTQVNKVGMFAQIGPLSCFISHHSIPADMQFCPNGNPPCYKSKEEDVVIALEDKIRLKIVGTRVDATGIFAIGTLMDDYLGLAGS from the exons ATGTTCTATCAT ATATCGCTTGAGCACGAGATCCTGCTACATCCGCGCTATTTTGGACCGCAGTTGATCGAAACGGTGAAGCAGAAGCTGTATACAGAAGTGGAGGGAACCTGTACCGGCAAATATGGTTTCGTGATAGCCGTTACAACCATTGACGACATCGGATCGGGACTCATCCTGCCTGGGCAGGGTTTCGTAGTGTATCCGGTTAAGTACAAGGCGATCGTCTTCCGGCCGTTCAAAGGCGAAGTGCTGGATGCGGTGGTTACCCAAGTCAACAAAGTGGGTATGTTTGCCCAAATTGGACCGCTGTCGTGCTTCATCTCGCATCATTCCATCCCAGCGGATATGCAGTTCTGCCCTAATGGCAATCCGCCGTGCTACAAATCTAAAGAGGAAGACGTGGTGATTGCACTGGAGGATAAAATCCGATTGAAGATTGTCGGTACCCGAGTGGATGCGACAGGAATT TTCGCTATCGGAACGCTTATGGATGATTACCTGGGACTCGCTGGAAGTTAA